The Salvelinus fontinalis isolate EN_2023a chromosome 34, ASM2944872v1, whole genome shotgun sequence region TAGATGCTGTATGTATCCTTAGTCAATACAGCAAACAACAATGTACACATGACAACCAAATCGACCTCAACAAGCCAACACATTACTGTAATTACATGTCCAGCCCTACCTGAGATCCCACCAGGTCAGTGCATCCATTGAAGAGCATGGCGAAGCTGAACAGGTAAACAACTCTGGGTCTGACCCACTTCAGCCCAGCGATGATGCCACAGGTGGGCCGGGCGAAGATATCTATGAAGCCTAGGATGGATAGGAGGAGGGCCGACTTCGTGTCTTCGTTGCCCAGCTCTTTGGCATAACTCACCACGAACACCGGCGGCACAAACAGACCCAGAACCTAGGATAGGATCAGAGGAACTTTTAACAATGTCCATTTGAAATGAAGGCAGACAATTGAATTGCAGTCAAATGAcatgaatacaaaaataaattataaaaaTAGAACTATAACTTCTACTTTGCAGTTTATTGAGAAGTCATTTAAAATAAAGACCCTTTTTTTTCAATTATTGAATTGTAATTTCAGTTTTcttaggactctggtcaaaagtagtgcactatatagggaatagggtgcatagagctctggtcaggagtagtgcactatatagggaatagggtgcatagagctctggtcaggagtagtgcactatatagggaatagggtgcatagagctctggtcaggagtagtgcactatatagggaatagggtgccatttgggacataacacAGTATTGTTCCTGTTCTGACTCACCATAATAGACGCAGCTACGGTGTAGATCAGGAAACCCCTATCCTTAAACACACTGAAGTCCAGGAGCGGTTTGGGTTTGGACGGGGTCTTCTCTACCTCCAACTCTTTCACCTCCTTCTCTACATCTTCCAGTTCCAGCTGGGGGGTTTTAGGAGGGGCCACTAGGGGCCTCATGAGGGCCGCGCAAGCGCAGCAGTTGAGCAGTAGCCCCCCCAGGATGAGGAAGCCTCCTCTCCAACCGTACTGGTACTGCAACAGCTGGAAGAGACAGCAGGGCTAGGATTAAGGTCAGGATTAAGGTCAAATGTTAGAGGTGTAatgtagaggggagaggcagCAGAGGGTGATGGGGATCCCAGCagcagggttatggttaggggtcagacgttaggggtcaggggtcagaggtgtaatgtagaggggagaggcagCAAAGGGTGATGGGGATCCCAGCAGCAGGGCTATGGTTAGGGGTCAGAAGTCAGGGGTCAGACGTTAGAGGTGTAGTGTAGTACCTGTCCCAGAGGTGATAAGCAGCAGAGGGCCACAGGGCTCCCAGCagcagggttatggttaggggtcagaggtcaggggtcagacgtTAGAGATGTAGTGTAGTACCTGTCCCAGAGGTGATAAGCAGCAGAGGGCCACAGGGCTCCCAGCAGCAGCCAGGCCGTTAGCCAGGGGCCTCTTCTCACTGAAGTAGCGATTCAGCATGATCAGAGACGGCTGGAAGTTCAACGCCAAGCCCAGACctggaggacagggggacaggagaggactgTCAAAGAatgaggagacagacagtatcATATTGATGacgctgacgtgtgtgtgtgtgtgtgtgtgtgtgtgtgtgtgtgtgtgtgtgtgtgtgtgtgtgtgtgtgtgtgtgtgtgtgtgtgtgtgtgtgtgtgtgtgtgtgtgtgtgtgtacctgtgtgtgtgtacctgtgtgtgtggacCACCCTGTAATGACTCCAGTAGACAGGTAGATGTGGACCAACCTGTAATGACTCCAGTAGACAAGTAGATGTGGATGATGCTGGTGGAGAAGGACGACAGAATCATCCCCAGAGAGGCAAAAAGTCCCCCCACCATCATCACTGGACGACACCCGTAACGATTCACCAACACACTGCACAGAGGACCTGCagtgagaggaacacacacaTATTGAATctatgtgtcaatgtgtgtgtgtgttagacagtatctgtgtacctgtgtgtgtacctgtttgtgtgtgtgtacctgtgtgtgtgtgtgtgtgtgtgtgtgtgtgtgtgtgtgtgtgtgtgtgtgtgtgtgtgtgtgtgtgtgtgtgtgtgtgtgtgtgtgtgtgtgtgtgtacctgtgtgtgtgtgtacctgtgtgtgtgtgtacctatgtgtgtgcgtgtacctgtgtgtgtatgtacctgtgtgtgtgtgtgtgtgtgtgtacctgtttgtgtgtgtgtgtgtacctgtgtgtgtgtgtacctgtgtgtgtgtgtgtgtgtgtgtacctgttcatgtgtgtgtgtgtgtgtgtgtgtgtgtgtgtgtgtgtgtgtgtgtgtgtgtgtgtgtgtgtgtgtgtgtgtgtgtgtgtgtgtgtgtgtacctatttgtgtgtgtacctgtgtgtgtacctgttttttaaatttttattacccctttttctccccaatttcatggtatccaattggtagttacagtcttgacacaatgcccacttaacccggaagcaccaatgtgtcggaggaaacaccatacacctggcgaccgtgtcagcgtgcattgtgcccggcccgccacaggagtcgctagggcgcgatgggacaagaacatccctgctggccaaaccctcccctccccctccacgctaggccaattgtgcgccgccccatgggtctcccagtcgcggccggctgcgacagagcctggatctctagtggcacaactAGTACTGCGATGCAGAGTCTTAGACCACCGCACCACTCGGGACCCCACCCCGTGTacctgcctgcgtgtgtgtgtacattctcTACCTGTGCCGTAGAGCATAGCCAGCAGTATAGATGAGATCCATGCTGTGTCGCTGTACCCCACTTCGAACTCTCTGATCAGTTCCTTGAAGAACACGCTGACAGCCTTGGGGAAGGCGTAGGAGAACCCAGTGATGACGAAACAGCCGGACAGCACAGCCCAGCCCCACCCCCCGTCTGGTGCCTTCACCCCCCCAGGTCCCTcgtccaccaccacacctcccatGGTCCTCTAAGTTtagatctgagaggagagagaggaggggtgggttaTAGTATAGCTAACTCGGGGGGTAGTCCTAACCGGGACTCGAACCCAGGTCCAGCGTCTGTCAACCCAACACCTTAGCTGTTACACCAAGAGATCCAAAGCTCTTGACGAGGTTGCTAGGTGTTGGGATTAAAGGTCGCTACAATAGAAATACAATTCATAGAACATGCATAATCAGCGTAGATATAGCATTGTATACTGGTAGTAACAGAACTTCCTAACCATGTTGTCATTGCCTTAATTATTACTGTGttgaattttatttaacctttatttaactaggcaagtcagttaagaacaaattcttatttacaatgacagcctacaccagccaaaccctgtgacgatgctgggccaatggtgagccgccctatggtactcccaatcaggatgcctgtagtgatgcctctagccctgagatgcagtgccttagaccactgcaccactcgggagcccctagaTGAATAAATGTTGTTGAATAAATTATATATTGATTAAATTAAATATTGATTAACAGAATTGTATAAAGTGGCTTGGCCTTGGTCTGTATTCATTGTGCAACAGCAGGTTGGAATACGGTCAGCAACAATTATTTAAACCAGACAGAAAAGTTCAATATAAATACAATCCATTATTTACTCTCCATATACCAGCCAGGTGACCTTGCAAACCTGGAGGACACTACAGTATTGCAATCATCTTTGCTGTGTGTGTACTTTCAGCAATGTATTCTGCTTACCCCCATATACACACAGTCTGTAATAATCAcactcaccaccaccatcacaatatattagatttaaaaaacatagctacaGGAGCCCGACTGATTACACCGAGTAATGGCTAGCCATGGCTCGACGGAGAGCCGTAATGGACTCTGGAGATTTACAGTTTCACTTCAGCAATGGAGAAAGCAATTGGTTTTAGTGCCACCGCCACACATCAGCAACCATGGCAGGCCCCCCCCAGGCCAAGCATTCTCTGAGGGATATTTATGACCAAGACACCATCGATACAGAGagctagccacacacacacacacacacacacacacacacacacacacacacacacacacacacacacacacacacacacacacacacacacacacacacacacacacacacacacacacacacacacacacacacgcaagagtTATCTGTGCTGTTCAGCAGTTTCTCAGATACGATGGATTTAACTTCCCTAAACATAATGGGGCTATTCTGATATGCCTGAGGCTGACTTTAATCAAGTATTCTCAATGCCAAATCCTTTAAAACATTTTACATTATTTTTTCCTATAAGGGGTTGTTAGTGGGACTGTTAATATACTAATGAGCTTTCTGAGAACTATGTCTGATGTGTCTAGTCTATAGAGGTTGTTAGTAGAACTATGTCTGGTGTGTCTAGTATACAGAGGTTATTAGTAGAACTATGTCTGGTGTGTCTAGTCTATAGAGGTTATTAGTAGAACTATGTCTGATGTGTCTAGTCTATAGAGGTTATTAGTAGATCTATGTCTGGTGTGTCTAGTCTATAGAGGTTATTAGTAGAACTATGTCTGGTGTGTCTAGTCTACAGAGGTTATTAGTAGAACTATGTCTGATGTGTCTAGTCTACAGAGGTTATTAGTAGAACTATGTCTGATGTGTCTAGTCTATAGAGGTTATTAGTAGAACTATGTCTGATGTGTCTAGTCTATAGAGGTTATTAGTAGAACTATGTCTGGTGTGTCTAGTCTATAGAGGTTATTAGTAGAACTATGTCTGGTGTGTCTATAGAGGTTATTAGTAGAACTATGTCTGGTGTGTCTAGTCTATAGAGGTTATTAGTAGAACTATGTCTGATGTGTCTATAGAGGTTATTAGTAGAACTATGTCTGGTGTATCTATTCTATAGAGGTTATTAGTAGAACTATGTCTGATGTGTCTATAGAGGTTATTAGTAGAACTATGTCTGGTGTGTCTAGTCT contains the following coding sequences:
- the LOC129833731 gene encoding monocarboxylate transporter 4-like — protein: MGGVVVDEGPGGVKAPDGGWGWAVLSGCFVITGFSYAFPKAVSVFFKELIREFEVGYSDTAWISSILLAMLYGTGPLCSVLVNRYGCRPVMMVGGLFASLGMILSSFSTSIIHIYLSTGVITGLGLALNFQPSLIMLNRYFSEKRPLANGLAAAGSPVALCCLSPLGQLLQYQYGWRGGFLILGGLLLNCCACAALMRPLVAPPKTPQLELEDVEKEVKELEVEKTPSKPKPLLDFSVFKDRGFLIYTVAASIMVLGLFVPPVFVVSYAKELGNEDTKSALLLSILGFIDIFARPTCGIIAGLKWVRPRVVYLFSFAMLFNGCTDLVGSQAKDYPSLVVFCVFFGISYGMVGALQFEVLMAIVGTEKFSSAIGLVLLMEAIAVLVGPPGAGRLLDATKNYMYVFLLAGIEVVIAAVVLATCNFLFIRKKPSEPAAELENGTVSAEMELLNKPVAAEEEEEEEVEKGEKEEVKEMKEEKEKEEVKEIKEEKEKEEVKEMKEEKEKEEVKEIKEEKEKEEVKEMKEEAVEKAKEDEEDSEKKEEEKEKEEIRPESVMVVSEVERFIKEPEEQNGDVLSNSETRL